In Halictus rubicundus isolate RS-2024b chromosome 5, iyHalRubi1_principal, whole genome shotgun sequence, one genomic interval encodes:
- the LOC143354032 gene encoding coiled-coil domain-containing protein 22 homolog isoform X3, with product MNMAARFRLGATLAQACSDLGYKGDIGYQTFLYSSEADLRRVFMFLIDKLPKEHDKTINEPISNVALLEKSIAAAISQGLSAPWLPHYCHTKGFRNKGRASVPYVSVNLEVPTTNSDEEYQDYCIHYLQPVPKQVQNQQSFLPSLISYNARAHLTQPTDILDRINWLNKVHAEKVTDASAPSEVTVLSRISMKDTPQMAKQSQAKEVSSSKPTLSKPETASKVKKQELEVEKIKVECESLRSNVEELQDEIKKLNTSLTQVTINHQNEEKELTINEEQKKIKVRIYDLLQDSDENIKKLEATIEATTNKLLSLGNQWEKHRVPLIQKYRQEREKHSTKASASQKKLDEIKLLKEKERELREECCNKDQQYSQLVAEVQKLQKEVNRSAYTQRILEIINNVRKQKDDINKVLADTREIQKEINTLTGRVERSFTVVDELIFRDARTNEASRKAYKLLATLHSDCSELVNLVEETGATVREIRDLEEQIDSESTKNVGANLERITADLKQMKQETAALTVQLQSKSS from the exons ATGAATATGGCAGCCCGTTTTCGATTGGGTGCCACACTTGCTCAAGCGTGTTCA GACTTAGGATACAAAGGTGATATTGGTTACCAGACGTTTCTATATAGTTCAGAAGCTGATCTGCGAAGAGTTTTTATGTTTCTCATTGATAAATTACCAAAAGAACATGATAAGACTATAAACGAACCGATTAGCAATGTTGCATTATTAGAGAAGTCTATTGCGGCAGCAATATCACAAGGCCTTTCAGCTCCATGGTTGCCACATTATTGTCACACAAAGGGATTTAGAAATAAAGGCAGAGCAAGTGTCCCTTATGTATCTGTAAATTTAGAGGTACCAACAACAAACAGTGATGAAG AGTATCAAGACTATTGCATACACTATCTGCAACCTGTGCCTAAGCAAGTGCAAAATCAACAATCCTTTTTACCTTCTTTGATATCCTACAACGCAAGAGCACATCTTACTCAACCCACGGATATTCTTGATCGAATAAATTGGTTAAATAAAGTACACGCTGAAAAAGTTACAGATGCTAGTGCACCAAGCGAAGTTACTGTTCTCAGTAGGATTTCGATGAAGGATACGCCACAAATGGCTAAA CAATCTCAAGCAAAGGAGGTGAGCAGTTCAAAACCTACATTATCAAAACCAGAAACTGCaagcaaagtgaaaaaacaggAGTTAGAAGTCGAGAAAATCAAAGTAGAGTGCGAAAGTCTTAGAAGCAATGTGGAAGAGTTGcaagatgaaattaaaaaattgaatactAGCTTAACACAAGTAACAATCAATCATCAGAACGAGGAGAAAGAGTTAACGATAAACGAGGAACAGAAAAAGATCAAAGTTCGAATTTACGATCTGCTGCAAGACAGTGacgagaatattaaaaaattggaagCGACGATCGAAGCCACTACAAACAAATTACTTAGTCTAGGCAATCAATGGGAAAAGCACAGAGTACCGTTGATTCAAAAGTATAgacaagaaagagagaaacactCGACGAAAGCT AGTGCAAGCCAAAAAAAACTTGACGAAATTAAATTGTTgaaagagaaggaaagagaaCTTCGGGAAGAATGCTGCAACAAAGATCAACAATACTCACAATTGGTCGCTGAAGTTCAAAAACTTCAGAAAGAAGTGAATAGATCTGCGTATACTCAAcgaattttagaaataattaataacgtTAGGAAACAGAAGGACGACATCAACAAAGTTCTAGCTGACACTCGGGAGATCCAGAAAGAGATTAACACGCTTACGGGCAGAGTAGAGAGATCGTTCACGGTTGTCGATGAATTAATATTTCGAGATGCAAGAACAAACGAAGCATCGAGGAAAGCTTACAAATTGTTGGCCACGCTTCATTCTGATTGCAGTGAACTTGTAAATTTAGTCGAAGAAACGGGCGCCACTGTACGAGAAATTAGAGACTTAGAAGAACAG ATTGATTCTGAATCTACGAAAAATGTTGGAGCAAACTTGGAGAGAATAACTGCTGATctgaaacaaatgaaacaagAAACAGCAGCATTAACTGTACAATTGCAAAGTAAATCATCGTGA
- the LOC143354032 gene encoding coiled-coil domain-containing protein 22 homolog isoform X2 produces MMEEVDNIIIHSLRQIHCNIEDSITNLGGFTTELVIEATVRCIDIIRPGLGVSTVLPMNMAARFRLGATLAQACSDLGYKGDIGYQTFLYSSEADLRRVFMFLIDKLPKEHDKTINEPISNVALLEKSIAAAISQGLSAPWLPHYCHTKGFRNKGRASVPYVSVNLEVPTTNSDEEYQDYCIHYLQPVPKQVQNQQSFLPSLISYNARAHLTQPTDILDRINWLNKVHAEKVTDASAPSEVTVLSRISMKDTPQMAKQSQAKEVSSSKPTLSKPETASKVKKQELEVEKIKVECESLRSNVEELQDEIKKLNTSLTQVTINHQNEEKELTINEEQKKIKVRIYDLLQDSDENIKKLEATIEATTNKLLSLGNQWEKHRVPLIQKYRQEREKHSTKASASQKKLDEIKLLKEKERELREECCNKDQQYSQLVAEVQKLQKEVNRSAYTQRILEIINNVRKQKDDINKVLADTREIQKEINTLTGRVERSFTVVDELIFRDARTNEASRKAYKLLATLHSDCSELVNLVEETGATVREIRDLEEQIDSESTKNVGANLERITADLKQMKQETAALTVQLQSKSS; encoded by the exons ATGATGGAGGAGGTTGACAATATAATTATTCATTCGTTGCGTCAAATACACTG TAACATAGAAGACAGTATAACAAACCTGGGTGGTTTCACTACAGAGTTAGTGATAGAAGCGACAGTAAGATGCATAGATATAATAAGGCCAGGTCTTGGAGTGTCCACAGTTTTACCTATGAATATGGCAGCCCGTTTTCGATTGGGTGCCACACTTGCTCAAGCGTGTTCA GACTTAGGATACAAAGGTGATATTGGTTACCAGACGTTTCTATATAGTTCAGAAGCTGATCTGCGAAGAGTTTTTATGTTTCTCATTGATAAATTACCAAAAGAACATGATAAGACTATAAACGAACCGATTAGCAATGTTGCATTATTAGAGAAGTCTATTGCGGCAGCAATATCACAAGGCCTTTCAGCTCCATGGTTGCCACATTATTGTCACACAAAGGGATTTAGAAATAAAGGCAGAGCAAGTGTCCCTTATGTATCTGTAAATTTAGAGGTACCAACAACAAACAGTGATGAAG AGTATCAAGACTATTGCATACACTATCTGCAACCTGTGCCTAAGCAAGTGCAAAATCAACAATCCTTTTTACCTTCTTTGATATCCTACAACGCAAGAGCACATCTTACTCAACCCACGGATATTCTTGATCGAATAAATTGGTTAAATAAAGTACACGCTGAAAAAGTTACAGATGCTAGTGCACCAAGCGAAGTTACTGTTCTCAGTAGGATTTCGATGAAGGATACGCCACAAATGGCTAAA CAATCTCAAGCAAAGGAGGTGAGCAGTTCAAAACCTACATTATCAAAACCAGAAACTGCaagcaaagtgaaaaaacaggAGTTAGAAGTCGAGAAAATCAAAGTAGAGTGCGAAAGTCTTAGAAGCAATGTGGAAGAGTTGcaagatgaaattaaaaaattgaatactAGCTTAACACAAGTAACAATCAATCATCAGAACGAGGAGAAAGAGTTAACGATAAACGAGGAACAGAAAAAGATCAAAGTTCGAATTTACGATCTGCTGCAAGACAGTGacgagaatattaaaaaattggaagCGACGATCGAAGCCACTACAAACAAATTACTTAGTCTAGGCAATCAATGGGAAAAGCACAGAGTACCGTTGATTCAAAAGTATAgacaagaaagagagaaacactCGACGAAAGCT AGTGCAAGCCAAAAAAAACTTGACGAAATTAAATTGTTgaaagagaaggaaagagaaCTTCGGGAAGAATGCTGCAACAAAGATCAACAATACTCACAATTGGTCGCTGAAGTTCAAAAACTTCAGAAAGAAGTGAATAGATCTGCGTATACTCAAcgaattttagaaataattaataacgtTAGGAAACAGAAGGACGACATCAACAAAGTTCTAGCTGACACTCGGGAGATCCAGAAAGAGATTAACACGCTTACGGGCAGAGTAGAGAGATCGTTCACGGTTGTCGATGAATTAATATTTCGAGATGCAAGAACAAACGAAGCATCGAGGAAAGCTTACAAATTGTTGGCCACGCTTCATTCTGATTGCAGTGAACTTGTAAATTTAGTCGAAGAAACGGGCGCCACTGTACGAGAAATTAGAGACTTAGAAGAACAG ATTGATTCTGAATCTACGAAAAATGTTGGAGCAAACTTGGAGAGAATAACTGCTGATctgaaacaaatgaaacaagAAACAGCAGCATTAACTGTACAATTGCAAAGTAAATCATCGTGA
- the LOC143354042 gene encoding WD repeat-containing protein SL1-17 has product MYSLLSKTENAHEDSIWTCAWGCPKKKKETQPDNEDSRDSMRSNEEEIVEYIVTGSVDDTVKVWEYREKSVQLKQKHKLTGHSLGVLSVAVSSDGTKCASSSLDSSLKLWDLETGEKISSIDVGPVDIWTVVFSPDDKFIVSGSHSGKIHLYGTESGKREQTLDTRGGKFTLSVAYSPDGKYIASGAIDGIINIFDVTYGKVLRTLEGHAMPIRSLCFSPDSQLLLTASADGHMKLYDVKDANLAGTMSGHASWVLGVAFAPGGKQFASSSSDHTVKIWELAQRQCLHTFSEHNDQVWAVKYSPQRNDVLVSVSDDKSINLYECPKYDK; this is encoded by the exons ATG TACTCGTTGCTTAGTAAAACAGAGAATGCTCACGAAGACAGTATCTGGACCTGTGCTTGGGGTTGcccgaagaagaaaaaggaaactCAACCAGACAACGAAGATTCGCG TGATTCGATGCGATCTAATGAAGAGGAAATCGTGGAATACATAGTAACTGGGTCTGTCGATGATACTGTTAAAGTTTGGGAGTATAGAGAAAAGTCTGTACAATTGAAACAGAAACATAAGCTAACTGGTCATTCCCTCGGTGTATTATCTGTCGCAGTAAGTTCAGATGGCACGA AATGTGCATCAAGCTCGCTTGACTCAAGCCTGAAGTTGTGGGATTTGGAAACCGGAGAGAAAATATCAAGTATCGATGTGGGTCCTGTAGATATTTGGACAGTAGTGTTTTCTCCGGATGATAAGTTCATCGTTTCTGGCAGTCACTCTGGCAAAATACATTTGTATGGAACAGAAAGTGGTAAACGGGAACAAACTTTGGATACCAGAGGTGGAAAATTCACATTGAGCGTTGCCTAT AGTCCCGATGGTAAATACATTGCCAGTGGTGCTATAGATGGAATCATTAATATATTCGATGTTACTTATGGGAAAGTTTTACGTACACTGGAAG GTCATGCCATGCCTATCAGATCTCTGTGTTTTTCACCAGACTCTCAGCTGCTTCTTACTGCATCGGCTGACGGGCATATGAAGCTGTATGATGT GAAAGATGCTAATTTAGCTGGAACTATGTCAGGTCATGCTTCATGGGTGCTCGGTGTTGCCTTTGCTCCAGGTGGAAAACAATTTGCATCTAGTAGCTCTGATCATACAGTTAAAATCTGGGAATTAGCACAACGGCAATGTCTACATACTTTCAGTGAACATAATGATCAG GTGTGGGCCGTCAAGTACAGTCCTCAAAGGAATGATGTGCTTGTATCTGTATCGGACGACAAGTCCATTAATTTATATGAATGCCCGAAATAcgataaataa
- the LOC143354034 gene encoding uncharacterized protein LOC143354034, with protein sequence MLRSLKYGRKSYRVFQETVVSKRSFLSEAYRCTEAWQARLQTPLLQKIKPNDFFIEIDHKQTTTGKVSAIDVDILANSVRDQYQLEEVLTTVYNLRLSEETSNTLDSTHHAIIRYLLDNDFTEELMTVLHDRLNYGIFPDYICYNILMDTYIKRKDYASAAKIAVLPMLQEDDTNPITNALSVYSCHKYLEKPDDWVKPQPPEDTGEEIKIRVRFIRNDYFDDHFDLTDPRDLVGKTLAFYGKLMNNTLGRTCQLRGLILYKKYEEISNIIEQWLEDVKDDIVYEEVFDLIEKDNKSIAEEEIKNVMSQVDRLKAQKLCKNSLIEAIENDVKSAVDKQADVDIAEQLKTYIDWGEKRKLMLEKQIESKKRSDRLENVQKIKKSLLEQERVLTFFNEEDKIDLKIDSLETQEIKEMEALLRKHKTERKLRKLKEEEVYRPPTL encoded by the exons ATGTTGAGATCCCTAAAATACGGAAGGAAGAGTTACCGTGTGTTTCAAGAGACGGTGGTGTCAAAAAGATCATTTTTGTCTGAAGCATACCGGTGTACGGAAGCATGGCAAGCACGGCTTCAGACTCCATTATTGCAGAAGATTAAACCCAATGATTTTTTCATAGAGATAGATCACAAACAGACTACCACTGGTAAAGTCAGTGCGATCGACGTTGATATATTAGCAAATTCAGTACGGGATCAGTATCAGTTGGAAGAAGTATTGACCACAGTTTACAATTTGAGGTTATCTGAAGAAACATCAAATACATTGGACTCGACGCACCACGCTATCATTAGATATTTACTGGATAATGATTTTACGGAAGAGCTTATGACTGTCTTGCATGACAGACTTAATTACGGAATTTTCCCTGATTACATATGTTATAATATTCTTATGGATACGTATATAAAGAGGAAAGATTATGCTAGTGCTGCAAAAATTGCAGTGCTGCCTATGTTACAAGAAGACGATACCAACCCTATAACTAatgcattatccgtttattcttgtcataaatatttagaaaaaccAGACGACTGGGTAAAACCACAGCCACCGGAAGATACTGGTGAAGAGATTAAAATACGTGTACGTTTCATTAGAAATGATTACTTTGATGATCATTTTGATCTTACAGATCCACGTGATCTGGTTGGAAAAACTTTAGCTTTTTATGGTAAACTTATGAATAATACATTAGGAAGAACATGTCAGTTAAGGGGCTTAATATTATACAAAAAGTATGAAGAAATATCAAATATAATAGAACAGTGGCTGGAAGATGTCAAAGATGATATTGTATATGAAGAAGTTTTCGATTTGATAGAAAAGGATAATAAAAGCATAGCTGAGGAAGAAATAAAGAATGTAATGTCACAAGTGGACAGATTGAAAGCTCAGAAACTTTGTAAAAACAGTTTAATTGAAGCAATAGAAAATGATGTGAAATCTGCTGTTGATAAACAGGCGGATGTAGATATAGCTGAACAATTAAAG ACATACATTGATTGGGGAGAGAAAAGGAAACTAATGTTGGAGAAACAAATAGAATCAAAGAAACGAAGCGATAGACTAGAAAATGTacagaaaataaagaaatcttTGCTTGAACAGGAAAGGGTATTGACATTCTTTAATGAAGAAGATAAGATTGACTTGAAAATAGATAGTTTGGAAACACAGGAAATAAAGGAAATGGAAGCTCTTCTTCGTAAACACAAAACTGAACGTAAACTAAGAAAATTGAAGGAAGAAGAAGTGTACAGACCACCCACACTTTGA
- the LOC143354032 gene encoding coiled-coil domain-containing protein 22 homolog isoform X1 — MFRKRKQGLVMSQALEHAAGIVSIGNIEDSITNLGGFTTELVIEATVRCIDIIRPGLGVSTVLPMNMAARFRLGATLAQACSDLGYKGDIGYQTFLYSSEADLRRVFMFLIDKLPKEHDKTINEPISNVALLEKSIAAAISQGLSAPWLPHYCHTKGFRNKGRASVPYVSVNLEVPTTNSDEEYQDYCIHYLQPVPKQVQNQQSFLPSLISYNARAHLTQPTDILDRINWLNKVHAEKVTDASAPSEVTVLSRISMKDTPQMAKQSQAKEVSSSKPTLSKPETASKVKKQELEVEKIKVECESLRSNVEELQDEIKKLNTSLTQVTINHQNEEKELTINEEQKKIKVRIYDLLQDSDENIKKLEATIEATTNKLLSLGNQWEKHRVPLIQKYRQEREKHSTKASASQKKLDEIKLLKEKERELREECCNKDQQYSQLVAEVQKLQKEVNRSAYTQRILEIINNVRKQKDDINKVLADTREIQKEINTLTGRVERSFTVVDELIFRDARTNEASRKAYKLLATLHSDCSELVNLVEETGATVREIRDLEEQIDSESTKNVGANLERITADLKQMKQETAALTVQLQSKSS; from the exons TAACATAGAAGACAGTATAACAAACCTGGGTGGTTTCACTACAGAGTTAGTGATAGAAGCGACAGTAAGATGCATAGATATAATAAGGCCAGGTCTTGGAGTGTCCACAGTTTTACCTATGAATATGGCAGCCCGTTTTCGATTGGGTGCCACACTTGCTCAAGCGTGTTCA GACTTAGGATACAAAGGTGATATTGGTTACCAGACGTTTCTATATAGTTCAGAAGCTGATCTGCGAAGAGTTTTTATGTTTCTCATTGATAAATTACCAAAAGAACATGATAAGACTATAAACGAACCGATTAGCAATGTTGCATTATTAGAGAAGTCTATTGCGGCAGCAATATCACAAGGCCTTTCAGCTCCATGGTTGCCACATTATTGTCACACAAAGGGATTTAGAAATAAAGGCAGAGCAAGTGTCCCTTATGTATCTGTAAATTTAGAGGTACCAACAACAAACAGTGATGAAG AGTATCAAGACTATTGCATACACTATCTGCAACCTGTGCCTAAGCAAGTGCAAAATCAACAATCCTTTTTACCTTCTTTGATATCCTACAACGCAAGAGCACATCTTACTCAACCCACGGATATTCTTGATCGAATAAATTGGTTAAATAAAGTACACGCTGAAAAAGTTACAGATGCTAGTGCACCAAGCGAAGTTACTGTTCTCAGTAGGATTTCGATGAAGGATACGCCACAAATGGCTAAA CAATCTCAAGCAAAGGAGGTGAGCAGTTCAAAACCTACATTATCAAAACCAGAAACTGCaagcaaagtgaaaaaacaggAGTTAGAAGTCGAGAAAATCAAAGTAGAGTGCGAAAGTCTTAGAAGCAATGTGGAAGAGTTGcaagatgaaattaaaaaattgaatactAGCTTAACACAAGTAACAATCAATCATCAGAACGAGGAGAAAGAGTTAACGATAAACGAGGAACAGAAAAAGATCAAAGTTCGAATTTACGATCTGCTGCAAGACAGTGacgagaatattaaaaaattggaagCGACGATCGAAGCCACTACAAACAAATTACTTAGTCTAGGCAATCAATGGGAAAAGCACAGAGTACCGTTGATTCAAAAGTATAgacaagaaagagagaaacactCGACGAAAGCT AGTGCAAGCCAAAAAAAACTTGACGAAATTAAATTGTTgaaagagaaggaaagagaaCTTCGGGAAGAATGCTGCAACAAAGATCAACAATACTCACAATTGGTCGCTGAAGTTCAAAAACTTCAGAAAGAAGTGAATAGATCTGCGTATACTCAAcgaattttagaaataattaataacgtTAGGAAACAGAAGGACGACATCAACAAAGTTCTAGCTGACACTCGGGAGATCCAGAAAGAGATTAACACGCTTACGGGCAGAGTAGAGAGATCGTTCACGGTTGTCGATGAATTAATATTTCGAGATGCAAGAACAAACGAAGCATCGAGGAAAGCTTACAAATTGTTGGCCACGCTTCATTCTGATTGCAGTGAACTTGTAAATTTAGTCGAAGAAACGGGCGCCACTGTACGAGAAATTAGAGACTTAGAAGAACAG ATTGATTCTGAATCTACGAAAAATGTTGGAGCAAACTTGGAGAGAATAACTGCTGATctgaaacaaatgaaacaagAAACAGCAGCATTAACTGTACAATTGCAAAGTAAATCATCGTGA